The Martelella endophytica genome contains the following window.
CGGTAGAGATCGATCTTGAGGTCGCTCGCGGGCTGGCCGAGTGCGGTATCGAGTACATGGGTCGTCAGGCCGGTCATGGTGTCGCCTCCTCAATCACAAAAAGGGCCGGATAGCTGTATTCTTCCAGATTGTTGCCCGGTCCGTCCCGGTCGACAACCAGAAAATCGGTTTCCTCACCAAGTGCCATCAAAGGATGGTGCCAGACGTTCGGCCGATAGTTGACGCCCTGACCGCCCTCGGCCCGGAAAACCCGTGGCGTTGCCGGCGTGCCGCCATGGTCCTCGGCGACCACGACCAGAAACGGGTGATGGCCGAGGGGTGAAAAACTCTGGCTGCCGAGCGGATGCCGCTCCATCATGTCGACCTGATAGGGAAAACGGCGCGGCTTGCCGCGAAACAGGCTGATGATCACCTTCGCGTCCGGCCCCAGAGCCTCGGCCTCGGCGAGCGCGTGAAACCGCGTCGTCGACCCGCCATTGATCATGCGCACGGTCGAAGGATCGGGCGCGATCACCGTGCCGAAAGGCCGGAAGGCCTCCGGCGTCAGCGGTTCGACGGCGAGCCTGATGCTCATCCCTTCACTCCATAAAGCCTGAGGCGGCTCACCCCGCCATCCGGGTAGATCGCCAGCCGCACATGCGTCACCGGGCCGATATTGTGAACCGCTCCGCTGCCGAATTCATGGATATGATCGGCCTGGAGCTTGGTCTGATCGAGGATCGGCTCCCAGTTTTCCGAAGCCCCCAGTTCCTCGACGCTGAAGATGTCCTTCTGGTCCGGCAGGTTGGCGCCACGCAGCATGCAGGTGTCGGGATAATTGCCCTTGAAATGGGCGGTATCGACGACGATGCGGCGGATGATGCCGGGATGGCCGAGCTTGAAGATCACCCAGTCATGACCGGGCCCGCGCCGGCGCGCCGTTTCCCAGCCATCGCCCATGTTGACGCCGCGACCGGGTGCGAGCATGCGGTCCGGGTGGCCGTAATGGGCATCCGACCAGTGCAACGCATGGGTCCCGCCGAAGATATAGGCGAGATCGATCTCCTCGCCCTCGCCGACCTTGTCCCAGTTGAAATAGGCAGAGCCATAGACCCGCAACCGGGCGATGCCGCCATCGGGATAGATGTGCAGGCGCAAATGGGTGAACACCTGCTGGCGCGCATCCTGGTCGAGTTCGAAATAGTGGTGGCTGTTGGGGCCGAGGTCGGAGACGGGCAGGATCGGCTGCCAGTCGGCGTTCTCGTCCGCCTCGCCCTTCTCCATGAAGCAGCCCTCGATCGAACACTGCGGCGGATAATTGCCGGTGAAATGCGAGGTATCGACATCGAAGCCGCGAATGCGGCCGGGCATGGCAAGGCGAATGATCGCCCAGTCGTGGCCGGGCGTGCGCTTGCGGCGGCTTTCCCAGCCATCCATCCACTTGCCGTGTTCGTCATATTCGCCGGGCAGGAAGACGGCCGCATCATCCTTCAGCATGCGCGAAAGCGGCGCGAAGAACTGATCGGTGGCAGACAGCGCGCGGGCACCGAGACGGGCGGAGGCGAGATTGATCGCACCAACCGCAAAATCGGGCAGGGCAACGCTCGTTTCTTGTTCTGGCATGTATTACTCCGAAAGAAGGGCCTTGAGCCGGAAGCCCGCGATCTTCTCCACCTCTGCAGAAGCTGTCGAAAGCTCCTCGGCTGCCGCATTTTCAACGCGGCGCCTGAAGGCGGCAAGAATATCGTCCTTATTGAGCCCGGCGACCGCAATAATGAAGGGAAAACCGAACCTGTCTATATAGGCGGAATTGAGCCGCGTAAACTCTGCGTGCTCGTCCGGCGTCAGCCGGTCGAGACCGGCCCCCGCCTGCTCGCGCTTGCTGTCCTCGGTGAGGCCGCCGGCAATCGCAAGCTTTCCGGCAAGATCGGGGTGGGCGCGCAGAACGCCGAGCCGCTCCTCTTCGCTTGCCGCCCGGAAGACGGTGCTGAGCGCCTGATGGACGCCAGAGGCGGTCAAAGGTTCATCAATCTTGCCCTGGTCCCAGGCCCTTTCCGCAATGAAAGGCGAATGCTCATAGACCCCGCCGAAACGGCTGACGAATTCATCCCTGCTGATCATTCCGTGGTCTCCGACGGCAGATGATGCTCATACCAGTGACGGGCGATCTCGATCCGCTTCGGGATCCAGACCCTGTCGTGGTTCTGCACATATTCGAGGAAGCGCTTGAGCGCCGCAACCCGACCCGGCTTGCCGACGAGACGGCAGTGGAGGCCGACCGACATCATCTTCGGGCTGCCATCGAGCCCTTCCTGGTAAAGCGTATCGAAGGCGTCCTTCAGATAGTTGAAGAACTGGTCGCCGGCATTGAAGCCCTGCGGCGTGGCAAAGCGCATATCGTTATTGTCGAGCGTATAGGGAATGCGCAGGAAGGGCTTGCCCTCCGGCGTGCGCACCCAATAGGGAAGGTCATCGCAATAGCTGTCGGATGAATAGAGAAAACCACCCTCTTCCATCACCAGAGCCAGCGTATTGTCCGAAGGCTTGCCCTGGTAAAGGCCATAGGGCCGCTCGCCGGTCACTTCGGTGTGCAGGCGCACGGCCTCGCGGATATGGGCGCGCTCGGTCTCGATGTCGAAATCCTTGTATTCCAGCCATCTGAGGCCGTGGCTGGCGATTTCCCAGCCGGCTTCCTTCATCGCCGCGACGGCTTCCGGATTGCGCGCCATGGCGAGCGTCACGCCATAAACGGTGACCGGGATATCCATACCGGTGAACAGCCGCCACAGCCGCCAGAAGCCCGCGCGAGAACCGTACTCGTAAAGCGATTCCATGTTGAGATTGCGCTGGCCGGGCCAGGCATCGGCACCAACAATTTCCGACAGCAGGCATTCCGATTGCGGGTCTCCGTCGAGAATGCAGGATTCGCCACCTTCCTCGTAGTTGACAACAAACTGCACCGCGATGCGGGCATCGCCCGGCCATTTCGGATCTGGGGCATTGCGCCCGTAGCCCACGAGATCGCGCGGATAATCACTTTTCTCGGCGTACATCATTCCCTCAATTCTGTTTTCAGCGACGTTAGCCGACAGGCGGGGTCGCCGGAAGAGGTAAGGCGAAGAACGCCGCTCGAATCAAGGGGAAAAGCGCGATGATGGAGCCTAGGCAGAGCGCCGTGCCGGAAGGGCACCCATCGGATGCAGGGAGTGGACGAGGAAGGGGGCGCCGGGCTCCTCTTCGATGAAGAGAGCGATGTTGTCGACCTCGACCGGTTCGGCAAGGATCGGCCCGAAGAACTCATCGAGCGCCCGTTCGAACCGCTCCGTGTCCGAGGAGGAAAGCGGCCCGCTGAGCGGCATATGGAACGAAAAGGCCGCCATCACGTCGGGCTCGCCCCAGCGATGCAGGTTGGCGAACTGGATCGGGGTGAGGTCGCCGCTATCGCGCCGCTCGAGTTCATCTTCGCCGAGGCGCGCGCGAAAATGGTCGAACTCATCGACGACGGCAGCCGCAAGCGCATCCATGGCGGGGACGGGCAGCACGGGCGCGAAGGCCAGCGCCTCTCTCCGTCGCACCACCTTCATGCGCGGCAGGGTGAAGGGGTGCACCAGGGTGGCAAAGCGCATCATCTCGTTGAGCAGCATCGCCTCGCTCATACCATCGGCCAGATGGAACGGCCCCTTCAGCGGCGCCTGAAACCCGTAACGGCGTGGCACCGCGGTGTGATAGGCGATTTCGGCGAGATACAGGCCGCCAATCATCGGCGGATCAATGGAAGCACCGGAGAAGGCATTGCGGCCGATCCAGTTCGCGCCGACGATGGCAAGCGCATCACCGGGGGCGGGCGTAAAGGAAATGGCGTAGCGCTTCTGGTCCGGGGACATCACGAGGATCACTGCAAACGGGATTGAATTGGCCCCGCGATACGCGATTCAAGTGACACTGATACGACAGACTTACCGGTTATACTGATTATTTCGGACTTTTATTGGCGCGCTGCAAATAAAACCGCAGGTCATATATATCCGGAAGCCCCTCGCCTGCAGGGGTGACACCGCTGGCAAGGCCGATGGCATGGCCGGCAAGCCGTCGGGCGATGCCGAAGCTCGTCTTGAACCCGCCGCCAAGCGCGATGATGTCGGGAAAGGCCTCGATCGCGCCGACCATCGGCTCGCGGTGGACACCGCGGGGACGCAGGCCCGCCCAGCGCTCGACCACCGTCGCATCGGCGAGCGCCGGCACGGCGCGGCGCGCCGCCGCGATCAGCGCATCGAGCTTACCGTCGGTCTCGTGCGGTTTCTCGAACGTGTCCTCGCTGGTCGAACCGATGGCAACGCGGCCGCCCGGATGGGCGATGACATAGAGACCGTTGTCGAAAAAGATCGGCAGGCCGGGGTCGCATTCTGCCGCCAGCAGCGCCGCCTGCCCCTTGACCGGCCGGCCGAGCGGCAGCCCGGTTGGCGCCCAGAGCGGCTGCAGCAGTGGAAAGGCGCCGACACCGGCCGAGACGATGGCCTTGGCAAAGCCGATCGACGATCCATCGGCGAGCCGGAGCGTGTTTTCCGCCGCTTCGATGCCGGCGACGGTAGCATCGATCCGGCGCACGTGACGGGCATTGGCGAGAAACGTCTGAAGCGCCGCCATGACGGCGCGCGGGAACACATGGGCGGCGAAGGTCTCGTGGACATAGGCGAGCGCTGCGCCGTCGCTGACGGGCCAATCCGGAACCGGCGGCGTCTCGACCACCGCCCAGCGGGCACCCGCCGCGCGCCAGTTGACGTCGGCGGCATCCGCCCGCAGGCGTGCGGTCGCCACCTGCTGGTCGGTGTAAAGCGGCATCACCCGGCCGGAACGGCGATATCCGGTCGAAAGGCCGGTCTCCTCCTCCAGCAGCCGAAGTTCGCCCTCAAGCCCGGTCAACGCCTTGAACTGGAACGCTTTCTTGCCGTCCCACTGGTCGGGCATATAGGCCATCAGCGCGCCGAGTAGACCCTGACTGGTCGTCGGGCCGCCATTGTCGATCAGAAGCGTGTCGACCCCGGCCTTTTCGGCCAGATAGGCCGCCCACAGCCCCATGATGCCGCCGCCAACGATGGCAAGGTCGACATTGAGCATTTGACGAGAGGGGGCGGGCGCGTCATTCATGCCCGGCGATGGACCACAATCGGCGGACGGATGCAAGAAAAACAGGCGCTCAGTTGGCGGGATGACGACCGGCCCTATTCCGAGACCTTCGGCGACCACTTCTTCTCGGAAACAGACGGCCGTGCCGAATGCGGCCACGTCTTCGTCGGCGCCAACCGGCTTGCCGAGCGCTGGCAGGATGGCGGCACGTTCCGCATCGGCGAACTCGGCTTCGGCACCGGGCTGAATTTCTGCGAGACCTTCCGGCAATGGAAAGAGCTACGCACATCCGGTGGCAGGCTTGAATTCTTCTCATTCGAACTGTTCCCGATGACCGCTGCCGAGATCGCCCGCGCGCTCAGGCACTGGCCGGAGATTGCGCGCGAAAGCGATCTCCTTGCCGCGCACTGGCCGGACGCGCCCTCCGGCACGATCAGCCTCGAACTCGATGAGCAGACGCAGCTCACCGTCATCTGCGGCGATGCTCTCGCCAGCCTCGCCGCCCTGCCTCTCGCCTTCAATGCCTGGTATCTCGATGGTTTCGCACCATCGCGCAATCCCGAAATGTGGTCCGCGCCCCTGATGCAGGCGGTGTTCGATCACACCGTGCCCGGCGGCACATTCGGAACCTATGCCGCCGCCGGCTTTGTCCGCCGCAACCTGCAGACGGCGGGTTTTGTCG
Protein-coding sequences here:
- a CDS encoding DUF1045 domain-containing protein yields the protein MSPDQKRYAISFTPAPGDALAIVGANWIGRNAFSGASIDPPMIGGLYLAEIAYHTAVPRRYGFQAPLKGPFHLADGMSEAMLLNEMMRFATLVHPFTLPRMKVVRRREALAFAPVLPVPAMDALAAAVVDEFDHFRARLGEDELERRDSGDLTPIQFANLHRWGEPDVMAAFSFHMPLSGPLSSSDTERFERALDEFFGPILAEPVEVDNIALFIEEEPGAPFLVHSLHPMGALPARRSA
- a CDS encoding ureidoglycolate lyase, which codes for MSIRLAVEPLTPEAFRPFGTVIAPDPSTVRMINGGSTTRFHALAEAEALGPDAKVIISLFRGKPRRFPYQVDMMERHPLGSQSFSPLGHHPFLVVVAEDHGGTPATPRVFRAEGGQGVNYRPNVWHHPLMALGEETDFLVVDRDGPGNNLEEYSYPALFVIEEATP
- the mnmD gene encoding tRNA (5-methylaminomethyl-2-thiouridine)(34)-methyltransferase MnmD → MQEKQALSWRDDDRPYSETFGDHFFSETDGRAECGHVFVGANRLAERWQDGGTFRIGELGFGTGLNFCETFRQWKELRTSGGRLEFFSFELFPMTAAEIARALRHWPEIARESDLLAAHWPDAPSGTISLELDEQTQLTVICGDALASLAALPLAFNAWYLDGFAPSRNPEMWSAPLMQAVFDHTVPGGTFGTYAAAGFVRRNLQTAGFVVERRPGFAGKREMLAGQRPCNKLVA
- a CDS encoding NAD(P)/FAD-dependent oxidoreductase codes for the protein MNDAPAPSRQMLNVDLAIVGGGIMGLWAAYLAEKAGVDTLLIDNGGPTTSQGLLGALMAYMPDQWDGKKAFQFKALTGLEGELRLLEEETGLSTGYRRSGRVMPLYTDQQVATARLRADAADVNWRAAGARWAVVETPPVPDWPVSDGAALAYVHETFAAHVFPRAVMAALQTFLANARHVRRIDATVAGIEAAENTLRLADGSSIGFAKAIVSAGVGAFPLLQPLWAPTGLPLGRPVKGQAALLAAECDPGLPIFFDNGLYVIAHPGGRVAIGSTSEDTFEKPHETDGKLDALIAAARRAVPALADATVVERWAGLRPRGVHREPMVGAIEAFPDIIALGGGFKTSFGIARRLAGHAIGLASGVTPAGEGLPDIYDLRFYLQRANKSPK
- the puuE gene encoding allantoinase PuuE, whose amino-acid sequence is MYAEKSDYPRDLVGYGRNAPDPKWPGDARIAVQFVVNYEEGGESCILDGDPQSECLLSEIVGADAWPGQRNLNMESLYEYGSRAGFWRLWRLFTGMDIPVTVYGVTLAMARNPEAVAAMKEAGWEIASHGLRWLEYKDFDIETERAHIREAVRLHTEVTGERPYGLYQGKPSDNTLALVMEEGGFLYSSDSYCDDLPYWVRTPEGKPFLRIPYTLDNNDMRFATPQGFNAGDQFFNYLKDAFDTLYQEGLDGSPKMMSVGLHCRLVGKPGRVAALKRFLEYVQNHDRVWIPKRIEIARHWYEHHLPSETTE
- the uraD gene encoding 2-oxo-4-hydroxy-4-carboxy-5-ureidoimidazoline decarboxylase, translating into MISRDEFVSRFGGVYEHSPFIAERAWDQGKIDEPLTASGVHQALSTVFRAASEEERLGVLRAHPDLAGKLAIAGGLTEDSKREQAGAGLDRLTPDEHAEFTRLNSAYIDRFGFPFIIAVAGLNKDDILAAFRRRVENAAAEELSTASAEVEKIAGFRLKALLSE
- the alc gene encoding allantoicase — its product is MPEQETSVALPDFAVGAINLASARLGARALSATDQFFAPLSRMLKDDAAVFLPGEYDEHGKWMDGWESRRKRTPGHDWAIIRLAMPGRIRGFDVDTSHFTGNYPPQCSIEGCFMEKGEADENADWQPILPVSDLGPNSHHYFELDQDARQQVFTHLRLHIYPDGGIARLRVYGSAYFNWDKVGEGEEIDLAYIFGGTHALHWSDAHYGHPDRMLAPGRGVNMGDGWETARRRGPGHDWVIFKLGHPGIIRRIVVDTAHFKGNYPDTCMLRGANLPDQKDIFSVEELGASENWEPILDQTKLQADHIHEFGSGAVHNIGPVTHVRLAIYPDGGVSRLRLYGVKG